From a single Gadus morhua chromosome 3, gadMor3.0, whole genome shotgun sequence genomic region:
- the LOC115540763 gene encoding vacuolar protein sorting-associated protein 27-like: protein MKFIVLCLCLSSTVSAAPTLYNYMPFSGARRPFPPAQMKSGYGGPQTGPAAISMEIVYPQIYPPLFPGGAAGGSVPGSTNPSQAFIKYSLPKAPGRKSVEIYYPFDFSQQRMIPNFPQLPNIPSYATFDHPAFPPMTGPQQPVNSPTFETSPPQLQNPFQAPQQDQPPPPTQEQTPPEATNQVVGNQ from the exons ATGAAGTTCATCGtcctgtgcctgtgcctgtccAGTACCGTCTCCGCCGCACCG ACGCTCTACAATTACATGCCATTTAGTGGGGCTAGGCGGCCTTTCCCTCCCGCACAG ATGAAAAGTGGTTATGGAGGCCCTCAGACCGGCCCTGCAGCCATCAGCATGGAGATA gtgtaccCTCAGATTTACCCTCCACTGTTCCCTGGTGGGGCTGCAGGAGGATCAGTTCCAGGCTCA ACCAATCCATCCCAGGCTTTTATTAAATACTCCCTGCCCAAGGCCCCTGGAAGAAAAAGTGTGGAAATT TACTACCCATTTGACTTCTCCCAGCAGAGG ATGATTCCAAACTTTCCCCAGCTACCCAATATTCCCAGC tacGCTACCTTTGATCATCCCGCTTTCCCCCCAATGACGGGACCCCAGCAGCCTGTCAAT AGCCCGACCTTCGAGACCAGTCCTCCTCAGCTCCAGAACCCATTCCAAGCCCCCCAGCAGGACCAgccaccaccccccacacagGAGCAGACACCACCGGAAGCCACCAACCAG GTCGTAGGAAATCAGTAA
- the enam gene encoding enamelin isoform X1, with amino-acid sequence MTVFYLKHSFSAVLVKTKREKMGPLLLLVCMLGATLAAPVPESGSNEQVAAHANAALHWMEMYRSSLQLGSPMEEQMMGDAPAADLPAPPVSDDSEEEEEKAAAAPKAAAAAPLNSEEAGEDGAEEEEAAEAAEEEPAAEAEPAAEAEPAAEAEPAAEAEPAAEPAAEGATEAVAEPAAEAAAVDPAVVEAPAAEVVPADATPVVEAAAVEAPAVEAPAVEAAAVEVPAAEAAAVEAQVVEAAAVEAAVVAVEAVPELVVLAGPVEVQAGTA; translated from the exons ATGACTGTGTTTTACCTGAAGCATTCATTTTCAGCTGTTCTTGTCAAGACGAAAAGG GAGAAAATGGGGCCACTGCTGCTTTTAGTCTGCATGCTGGGAGCAACGCTCGCAGCTCCT GTCCCGGAAAGCGGAAGCAATGAG CAGGTGGCAGCACATGCTAATGCTGCCCTGCATTGGATGGAGATGTACCGGAGCTCCCTGCAGCTG GGTTCCCCGATGGAGGAGCAAATG aTGGGTGACGCACCTGCTGCAGACCTTCCCGCTCCTCCGGTCAGTGATGactcagaggaagaggag GAAAAAGCCGCCGCAGCCCCCaaagcagccgccgccgccccgctgAACTCGGAGGAGGCTGGCGAGGACGGagccgaggaggaggaagcggcAGAGGCGGCCGAAGAGGAACCCGCGGCCGAGGCAGAACCCGCGGCCGAGGCAGAACCCGCGGCCGAGGCAGAACCCGCGGCCGAGGCAGAACCTGCGGCCGAACCCGCGGCCGAAGGGGCTACTGAAGCTGTTGCCGAGCCTGCTGCCGAAGCTGCCGCTGTCGACCCGGCCGTAGTGGAGGCCCCTGCTGCGGAGGTAGTCCCAGCCGACGCCACTCCCGTGGTGGAGGCGGCCGCGGTGGAGGCTCCAGCGGTGGAGGCTCCCGCGGTGGAGGCTGCAGCGGTGGAGGTTCCCGCCGCGGAGGCTGCCGCGGTCGAGGCTCAAGTGGTCGAGGCTGCAGCGGTGGAGGCTGCCGTGGTAGCGGTGGAAGCGGTGCCAGAGCTGGTGGTACTAGCGGGTCCCGTGGAGGTCCAGGCTGGGACAGCGTAA
- the enam gene encoding enamelin isoform X4, with translation MTVFYLKHSFSAVLVKTKREKMGPLLLLVCMLGATLAAPVPESGSNEVAAHANAALHWMEMYRSSLQLMGDAPAADLPAPPVSDDSEEEEEKAAAAPKAAAAAPLNSEEAGEDGAEEEEAAEAAEEEPAAEAEPAAEAEPAAEAEPAAEAEPAAEPAAEGATEAVAEPAAEAAAVDPAVVEAPAAEVVPADATPVVEAAAVEAPAVEAPAVEAAAVEVPAAEAAAVEAQVVEAAAVEAAVVAVEAVPELVVLAGPVEVQAGTA, from the exons ATGACTGTGTTTTACCTGAAGCATTCATTTTCAGCTGTTCTTGTCAAGACGAAAAGG GAGAAAATGGGGCCACTGCTGCTTTTAGTCTGCATGCTGGGAGCAACGCTCGCAGCTCCT GTCCCGGAAAGCGGAAGCAATGAG GTGGCAGCACATGCTAATGCTGCCCTGCATTGGATGGAGATGTACCGGAGCTCCCTGCAGCTG aTGGGTGACGCACCTGCTGCAGACCTTCCCGCTCCTCCGGTCAGTGATGactcagaggaagaggag GAAAAAGCCGCCGCAGCCCCCaaagcagccgccgccgccccgctgAACTCGGAGGAGGCTGGCGAGGACGGagccgaggaggaggaagcggcAGAGGCGGCCGAAGAGGAACCCGCGGCCGAGGCAGAACCCGCGGCCGAGGCAGAACCCGCGGCCGAGGCAGAACCCGCGGCCGAGGCAGAACCTGCGGCCGAACCCGCGGCCGAAGGGGCTACTGAAGCTGTTGCCGAGCCTGCTGCCGAAGCTGCCGCTGTCGACCCGGCCGTAGTGGAGGCCCCTGCTGCGGAGGTAGTCCCAGCCGACGCCACTCCCGTGGTGGAGGCGGCCGCGGTGGAGGCTCCAGCGGTGGAGGCTCCCGCGGTGGAGGCTGCAGCGGTGGAGGTTCCCGCCGCGGAGGCTGCCGCGGTCGAGGCTCAAGTGGTCGAGGCTGCAGCGGTGGAGGCTGCCGTGGTAGCGGTGGAAGCGGTGCCAGAGCTGGTGGTACTAGCGGGTCCCGTGGAGGTCCAGGCTGGGACAGCGTAA
- the LOC115540673 gene encoding sulfated surface glycoprotein 185-like, producing MKFVLFVIFFAMTCHVNYGHHYGSSNSDSDERFYPYLFPTFQWYRPRPPPIRYPFLFWPVYPRPLPAPAPPPAPPPAPPRTPAPTPLTSTPARTPGRGDMDV from the exons ATgaagtttgttttgtttgtgattTTCTTCGCAATGACCTGCCATGTG AATTACGGGCATCACTATGGCAGCAGCAACTCTGATAGTGATGAG AGGTTCTACCCCTACCTGTTCCCCACCTTCCAGTGGTACCGCCCCAGACCTCCGCCCATCCGCTACCCCTTCCTGTTCTGGCCTGTGTACCCGAGGCCCCTGCCTGCTCCGGCCCCTCCTCCGGCCCCACCTCCGGCCCCACCTCGGACCCCGGCCCCTACGCCCCTGACCTCGACCCCCGCCCGGACCCCTGGCCGCGGGGACATGGACGTCTAA
- the enam gene encoding enamelin isoform X3 — MTVFYLKHSFSAVLVKTKREKMGPLLLLVCMLGATLAAPVPESGSNEQVAAHANAALHWMEMYRSSLQLMGDAPAADLPAPPVSDDSEEEEEKAAAAPKAAAAAPLNSEEAGEDGAEEEEAAEAAEEEPAAEAEPAAEAEPAAEAEPAAEAEPAAEPAAEGATEAVAEPAAEAAAVDPAVVEAPAAEVVPADATPVVEAAAVEAPAVEAPAVEAAAVEVPAAEAAAVEAQVVEAAAVEAAVVAVEAVPELVVLAGPVEVQAGTA, encoded by the exons ATGACTGTGTTTTACCTGAAGCATTCATTTTCAGCTGTTCTTGTCAAGACGAAAAGG GAGAAAATGGGGCCACTGCTGCTTTTAGTCTGCATGCTGGGAGCAACGCTCGCAGCTCCT GTCCCGGAAAGCGGAAGCAATGAG CAGGTGGCAGCACATGCTAATGCTGCCCTGCATTGGATGGAGATGTACCGGAGCTCCCTGCAGCTG aTGGGTGACGCACCTGCTGCAGACCTTCCCGCTCCTCCGGTCAGTGATGactcagaggaagaggag GAAAAAGCCGCCGCAGCCCCCaaagcagccgccgccgccccgctgAACTCGGAGGAGGCTGGCGAGGACGGagccgaggaggaggaagcggcAGAGGCGGCCGAAGAGGAACCCGCGGCCGAGGCAGAACCCGCGGCCGAGGCAGAACCCGCGGCCGAGGCAGAACCCGCGGCCGAGGCAGAACCTGCGGCCGAACCCGCGGCCGAAGGGGCTACTGAAGCTGTTGCCGAGCCTGCTGCCGAAGCTGCCGCTGTCGACCCGGCCGTAGTGGAGGCCCCTGCTGCGGAGGTAGTCCCAGCCGACGCCACTCCCGTGGTGGAGGCGGCCGCGGTGGAGGCTCCAGCGGTGGAGGCTCCCGCGGTGGAGGCTGCAGCGGTGGAGGTTCCCGCCGCGGAGGCTGCCGCGGTCGAGGCTCAAGTGGTCGAGGCTGCAGCGGTGGAGGCTGCCGTGGTAGCGGTGGAAGCGGTGCCAGAGCTGGTGGTACTAGCGGGTCCCGTGGAGGTCCAGGCTGGGACAGCGTAA
- the enam gene encoding enamelin isoform X2, translated as MTVFYLKHSFSAVLVKTKREKMGPLLLLVCMLGATLAAPVPESGSNEVAAHANAALHWMEMYRSSLQLGSPMEEQMMGDAPAADLPAPPVSDDSEEEEEKAAAAPKAAAAAPLNSEEAGEDGAEEEEAAEAAEEEPAAEAEPAAEAEPAAEAEPAAEAEPAAEPAAEGATEAVAEPAAEAAAVDPAVVEAPAAEVVPADATPVVEAAAVEAPAVEAPAVEAAAVEVPAAEAAAVEAQVVEAAAVEAAVVAVEAVPELVVLAGPVEVQAGTA; from the exons ATGACTGTGTTTTACCTGAAGCATTCATTTTCAGCTGTTCTTGTCAAGACGAAAAGG GAGAAAATGGGGCCACTGCTGCTTTTAGTCTGCATGCTGGGAGCAACGCTCGCAGCTCCT GTCCCGGAAAGCGGAAGCAATGAG GTGGCAGCACATGCTAATGCTGCCCTGCATTGGATGGAGATGTACCGGAGCTCCCTGCAGCTG GGTTCCCCGATGGAGGAGCAAATG aTGGGTGACGCACCTGCTGCAGACCTTCCCGCTCCTCCGGTCAGTGATGactcagaggaagaggag GAAAAAGCCGCCGCAGCCCCCaaagcagccgccgccgccccgctgAACTCGGAGGAGGCTGGCGAGGACGGagccgaggaggaggaagcggcAGAGGCGGCCGAAGAGGAACCCGCGGCCGAGGCAGAACCCGCGGCCGAGGCAGAACCCGCGGCCGAGGCAGAACCCGCGGCCGAGGCAGAACCTGCGGCCGAACCCGCGGCCGAAGGGGCTACTGAAGCTGTTGCCGAGCCTGCTGCCGAAGCTGCCGCTGTCGACCCGGCCGTAGTGGAGGCCCCTGCTGCGGAGGTAGTCCCAGCCGACGCCACTCCCGTGGTGGAGGCGGCCGCGGTGGAGGCTCCAGCGGTGGAGGCTCCCGCGGTGGAGGCTGCAGCGGTGGAGGTTCCCGCCGCGGAGGCTGCCGCGGTCGAGGCTCAAGTGGTCGAGGCTGCAGCGGTGGAGGCTGCCGTGGTAGCGGTGGAAGCGGTGCCAGAGCTGGTGGTACTAGCGGGTCCCGTGGAGGTCCAGGCTGGGACAGCGTAA
- the LOC115540284 gene encoding proline-rich protein 2-like: MVVTFMLLCLALSAAALPVTPGPETQGMEQTAQSAPPVKQAGEKAGPQVLVQILPGQQGQHPLTAANPPPEQQYLPQYHLPNQHPEPQYMPQYYLPMHHPPWFTHSGLPRGMPFQPAMQQPPFQPALQQPAMQPALQPAMQPNPQQPGPQPAHQPAVQAPLQPLLQGVPVPIQPIQQAPPPMMLNPYGYFPFYPSLQGNQQYTPYAYPMMYPAAPAAPNVQVNPPPNPAPQSPVSPGETGPPPPGAAAPNPQIVYMIHRPMVTNSAAVTNEINAQLGGLSSEELEMVAKLSNSGFFGPHFQPNMGPEARPAAATLNQAGGPQVKALEPNEAPAGFSGPRRNLVDVGPTARDPSSNSPANPPPPVQNQPSMGA, from the exons ATGGTTGTGACCTTCATGCTGCTATGTCTCGCACTCAGCGCAGCTGCACTACCA GTAACTCCAGGCCCGGAGACACAAGGGATGGAACAAACTGCTCAAAGCGCTCCACCCGTGAAGCAGGCGGGTGAGAAGGCCGGACCTCAGGTTCTGGTCCAGATCCTCCCTGGTCAACAGGGACAGCATCCCCTCACTGCGGCCAACCCGCCCCCAGAGCAACAGTACCTGCCCCAGTACCACCTGCCCAACCAGCACCCAGAACCGCAGTACATGCCCCAGTACTACCTGCCCATGCATCATCCACCCTGGTTCACACACAGTGGGCTTCCCAGGGGGATGCCCTTCCAGCCAGCCATGCAGCAGCCACCCTTCCAGCCCGCCCTCCAGCAGCCTGCCATGCAGCCTGCCCTTCAGCCCGCCATGCAGCCTAACCCCCAGCAGCCCGGCCCCCAGCCCGCCCACCAGCCCGCCGTGCAGGCGCCCCTTCAACCACTACTGCAGGGAGTTCCGGTTCCAATCCAGCCAATCCAGCAGGCCCCGCCTCCTATG ATGCTAAATCCTTATGGATATTTTCCTTTCTACCCATCCCTGCAAGGGAACCAGCAG taCACACCGTATGCATATCCCATGATGTACCCCGCCGCGCCGGCAGCCCCCAATGTTCAGGTGAACCCCCCACCAAACCCAGCCCCACAGAGTCCAGTATCACCAGGGGAGACGGGGCCGCCGCCTCCAGGAGCCGCTGCCCCG aACCCCCAGATCGTCTACATGATTCATCGGCCAATGGTAACAAACAGCGCCGCCGTGACTAACGAGAta AACGCACAGCTGGGTGGTCTTAGCTCTGAAGAGCTTGAG ATGGTGGCTAAGCTAAGCAACAGTGGGTTCTTCGGGCCCCACTTCCAGCCCAACATGGGCCCTGAAGCTCGGCCCGCCGCGGCCACCCTGAACCAGGCCGGGGGCCCCCAGGTGAAGGCACTGGAGCCCAATGAGGCCCCCGCAGGGTTTAGTGGCCCCCGGAGGAACCTGGTCGACGTCGGACCTACCGCCAGGGACCCATCCTCCAACAGTCCAGCCAACCCCCCTCCTCCGGTTCAGAACCAGCCCAGCATGGGGGCTTAA